A region of the Penicillium psychrofluorescens genome assembly, chromosome: 6 genome:
ACAACTGGTAAACTCGCGAAGAGAGCAAAAGGTAGCGCTACTTCTCTTCTTGGCATTATTTTCGTAAATGAGATCTGTGTCTGTGCTGCTCTGTCCAACAGTAACATACACATCGCAGAACCGACGTTTATTGTAAAAACAACGCACTCTTGTCGCACAACAGATAGCTAACACTGGACCTTTTCTCTTACCTAGCGCAACTAGCTGACCACACAGTCATAATAGAAGGCAGAAGCCACACATGAATACTATTTTGTTACAACCCAATGCATGCTAAGCCGCGAAATACAGTCAAAGTCACGTACATCCAGATGACAAAGTGAGAAGACCAAATGGATCACTGGTATCTGTGAGAGTCGGTTTTaacgaagaagaagtgacGTTCTACAACATTTTTCAAActgaagagaagagagaaagagaaagggaaaggaaagcaaGTAATGGATGAACTTCGCCGTCTCTACGCCTTCAAGTTCTACCAAACCTTTTGAGAAACAAGACCCTTGCTGGATTAACATCAAATTCATCATGGCCTTCCATCGCCTTGGAGAATACTTGACTGCTCAAGAGGACGGCCGAAGAAGCACAAAGAGCTCGCCATAACCGTTTGGTAGAGGACATACACACATCTCGCTCCGTACGAGGCATGTAACTAAACCCAATCAATCAGCTGCCAAAGAGCTTTTTAATAATATCGGCACTCTGAAACTTCTGGCACAGCTTTAACATCCTCTCACCCTTCTGCCCAGGCGCCATTGGAGCAATTTCCTGCAGGAAGCGCGCCGTCACCTCCGGACCGTCTAGCCAGGGCACGTCAGGCGCAGATTCCCGAAGCACGGTGCCGTCCTTAAGGGCGACTTCGACATTGGCGGGCTGGAGGCCCTTGGCATAGCTGGCGTCGTTTTCCGGAGAGGTCAGAAGGGTGCATTTCTTCATGAGCGCCGCCACCTTGGGGTCATGGATCGACATCAGCGATTCCTCGTCCAACGACTTGTGCATGAGCGCCGTGCATACGCCGAACTGGATGCTCAGCTTGCCTTGGGAAGGGCTCTCGAGGGGGCCGGCGTTGTCACAGCCCGGGTAAGCGATGGCCGTCGTTGTGACTGTGATCTTGACCGCGTCCACGTCGTCAACGTCCAGCGCGCGGGAGCGAGCACGGGAAATATTCACGGCGATAGAAGACGATGTCTGGGCGAAGTTGCAGCAGGCGGCGGGCTTGAAGCGGACTTGGAGGATGCACATGCCGACGGGCGACGTCTCGACCAGACCCTTGAAGACATTGGCCGCACCGTCCCCGGCGCTGAGGGCCTTGAAGAAGCCGTCCTTGCCCTCTAGCACCGTGTCACTGGCCTTGATGCCGCTGCGGGCCAGGTCGAAGCTAGTGATGCCTGCACGGCTGGCGATGCCGTTGTGAATGAAGATCTCTCGTCCGCCCGCCCACGCCCACTCGTTGATTCCGGCCGCCATGTTGACGGCCAGCGACAGCGCACTGATAGCGGTCTCCTCATCGGCGGAGGTGGCTGTTGCGGCTGCCGCCGTGGCCGCGAAGGCGCCGATAAGCCCGCTGGCACGGAAGTGTGTGTTGAAGGTCCCACTGGCCCGAATTGCCGCCCCTAGGAAGCCTCCCATCTCATAGCCACCCACGAGACCCCTAAGCAGCTGCTCACCAGACCAGCCGTCGCGCTGTGCGAGGGCCAGAGCTGCAGAGACCACCATAGACCCTAAGTGAGCGCATGATTCGAGATGCATGTCGTCTCGAGCTGCGCTTTTGGGGAATGTcagctctctctctctcactttGTCACTTTCACACCGGAaaggatggaagagattTCTTCCAGCCAGCCACCGAAACCCCCGCCCCTCGgtgatatgatatgatacgGCCTTACCTATGGGCCAGAATAGAGTTGGCGAACGCAGCTGTCTCGGCGCAGATAGCCGAGTCGCGGCCAAAGACATACGCTTCGGGCTTGCCGGCGTGGAGCGCCGAAAAGTCGAGGATGCTGGTAGTCAGCGGGTTCAGCAGGCCAATCTGCGCGGCGCCCAGGAAGTCAATGAGGCATAGGGATGCCTTCTGCCGTACCTCCGCGGACAGCTCTCCCTGCGATATCTGCTTCAAGCGAGACGCGGCAAGACGCAGCAGGCTTGGTGTCACGCAGTTGGCGGCTGACTCTCCCATATTGGCTATTTGGCCTTCAGAAAGTGATTCAATTGTATCCTTGGTTCTCTAAGGTAGAGAGGGGACGCTTGTCAATACGGTCCTCAAGAAAGTGTCAGGTAAGACGGCCTGAAGCAACTACCATGACAGGTCTTAAAAAGATCGTCAGTGCATCGTCCACACGATTTAAACCAGAACTCCCCAGCCAGTGGAAAAAAACCGGAGGTTGGAAGTGGAAGGGGGGGCATGCTGGCCGATTTTCGGCATTTCCCCCAAGTGGCCGACTTTTCGGGCAAAAGTCTCCCTCTGACAAACGACTAGTTGCAGTTTCGATCGTCCGTGAACATCCCCTAGATCGCCACACTCCCCGTTCCATTGTTCTAATGTAGCCAACTTTGACGCTGGAGCTCTCGTTTGCATTGCTCGACAAGTTCGAATGTGTTTAAGACTCGTTGTTTCCCGCTGGGGTGGTTCggtgaagaagggaaaagatgggcgggcgcgggcctTGAGGACGATTTCGACCACCACTGCCTCGGATAATAACCATGCCGGCGGCACTTTGGCGGCTAGTTGGCTGCTGTTACAAGCACCTCCGCTATCAGACGCCAGCACTCTTTGATAGATGCTGGAGTTGACGGCTGGATCGGCTCATGTGGTCTCCCCCTGTCCACAGAACTGCCCTGCCCTTCAACTGTGGTAAGCTCACCAGCCAAGTCATGGCGTCCTGGGACCGTCTGACGGGTTCAATCAACATTGATCAACGGGGCTGTCCATTGTGGCTGAACGGAATCCCGCTCAATTGATCTGTCGGTCCCTGGGAAAAGTAGCCATCCACCGACCAGTTCCACTCAGAGAAGAagccgtcgtcgtcggccaaggTCAGGAAGGAATTGCCGTCAAGCCTAGGAAACTGCTGTTGTTCCGTCGAATCGGCGTCCtcttgctgttgttgcagCTGCTGTTCGAGACTTGGCTGCACGGCGACAACTCCTTGGGAAGGTGAAGTCTTCGAGGTGACCGAGGAAAAAGACCCAACTGCAAATTTATGGTTATTATTGCTGTTGCCAACTTCCACGTATGGATTTGGCTCTCCGTGAAACTCCTGCCTCCAATACCAGAGGCAGTCATAGACTATGCCCATTTCCTGGAGATGTAAGATGCTCGAGATTAGTGATGCATACCCTTCATTGTCCTAACTTTGAGACCAGGGAAATATTGACTGGGACTCTCTTACACCTCTGGTGCGAATCCGAACATTCAAGCTATCATAGGAGCCATCTTGCTGTCGAAAGACGCGTTGGCTCTGCCACAACTGGGAAAGGATGGTCGCCATCTGCACATTCAGGTCATTATTCTTTAGGAACCTCTTCTTTAGTATCTGGATTGCTGCGAAGTAGGCCTGCTCGCCGAGCAGACGATCTACCGTAAATTTCAGCTCGGGACTACGGCAGGTGCGCAGGATCGTGATGGCTGCGAGGGACAGTGTCCGGTAGAACTGCTCTGATAGGTATAGCGCATAATCATCTTGCCGATCTTGTATCTGCACTGTTTCGATAAAGGAGCAGGCAATATAATAGACCTCGATTAGTGGGGTTAAATTCGCATTCCGTGGGGGGCTGAAGAAGTAATACGCTCCTAGGTGAAGGCGCGTGGCTGTGAACCATATGCTGGCTGATGTTATATATACATATCAGTATCCTTATGTAAAGCAGGGAAGAAAGTGCAGCATGGAGCAATAGCAGCGTACAGAGATGGGGCAGCGACTTGAGCTTGATCACGTTGATCTCTTCGTCGAAGTGCTTGATCATGGTAGGAAGCCAGGTTGGCATCTCGGCATTCTCCCTGTCGTATTTCCTCTGCATTAAGGTGCTCAGTGCCCGCGACATGGCACTCTCGAGCCGCTGCATCCAGTAGAGCGTGGGATCTGAGCTGTCGAGCTCATCCCTGTCCCAAGCGTCCTCGAACACATGAGGCGGGACACCGCTGTATATGTTGACACTAGGGGGAAGCTACGTGTTAGATGGAGAGTCTGGAAACATGCTCAGACGCAAGAGATGAGAGGCTCACCAGCGGCAAACGACCTTGCACCATGCCCATAGTCGCTCTCGGAAGATCTCCTCGTTGGTATCCGTCAGCAAGAGGCTCTGTGAGAAGTCCTGTCGCTTGCTGCGCATGTGCAGGCCGTTCTGCAGACAGAGCTGGAGGACGATTCCCGAGTAGACAGACGACGGATCGTCAGCCGAGTTCTCTATCGGTAGCGGCCAGGCGCAAAGGATCAGCAACCCCGATATTGTCGCCGTGTACTCGGACGGCCGGGTCATGGCCATagctgccatggcggcgaCCTTGGGGGCTAGAACCTCTAGTAGCGTTGGGTCTAGGTGGTATCGCCTTGAGCCCGTGACGATGATCGTCCAGTACAGCATGCAAGAGTTCTTGTAGTATTCACCGCATCCGCATTGGGGGTCCAATATGGGCAGGATTGGGTGGTAGTGTTTGAAGTACCTGCGCCGCGCCACCAGTGAGTCGGGAGATATTAGGAAAAAAGGTCAGCTTGCGGAGGAACGTGGACTCACAAGGAAAAGCAGTCGTCGAGCTTCCGCGGTTCAACCATGAATCCGTCCAAGGTCGGGCAGAAGGCGTCGGTCGGGACCTTGGACAGTGACGCCGTTGGAGGCATCTCGACAGAGAGCGGCGAGGTGTGCAGGTAGGAGGACGCAGCGACGGACACAGCGGCCGAGGACGGGTAGTGGTTGGCGACGGAAGATGTCGATATGGCCTGTCTCTGCCTCGCGTTGGCTTGCGGGGGCATGGGGATCGAAGGGGGTGTCAAGTATTCCGGCTGTTGCACGCTggctgcttctttctggaACTCTTGCAAGCAGTCGATCTCGCGCTGCATCTCCGCCTTGCTAAAGGGAGGTTTAAGCCTCAGCCATTAAGAACCAAAAAGGGGGCAACTGCAGCATACGGTCGAAATTTGCGTCTTTTGAAGTTGGCTGTGAACACGCAATCAATCCCTAATGCTCGGCATCTCGAGCAGGGTTTTGAGTAGTCCAGGTGCGCATCGCATTTCAGCTGTGGACGAGTCAGAGGATCGTAATACGAATTAAAAATGTAATAAAACACGAAGTCACCTTGCACTGGTGAtggggagaaagagagagagagagtacCTTCTGCTGCCGGCACTCCTTGCAGGCTCTGGGCCTTGACGCGGCATTGTTGGGCGGGCTCGTTCTGGTCTGCTGAGCCGACATGGAGTATATCCGTATGTTCTGGGCTAATAGTGAGGCCAAGTAGGTATTTTTCAACTTGAGCGGCTGGCGTTTGTCTCCTGGCTGTGCTGTGTGCCAGCAATGTGTGCGTGGAAAGACAGAGCAAGTATGGGACGGGGAGGACAGAGGCGTTTACTAACATTGTACGATAGCCACGTGCACTCGATCTCCGATTAACCGGCCCTTTCATAAATTACCATTCATTACAGACCCCTCTCGCCCATGACGTAAGTATTCAGGCGTGATAGCTAAACTAAATACCATCGTTGTCATCATTGTCAGTTCTGACTAGTTACCCAGTAGAATTACTAATTAATACGCgtattttgcatttccacctCTACCGTTCGCATCTCTAGTCCTGTATAGTTCGAACAATGGCATCCCGTACCTCAGCGTGGGTCCTGCGCGAACAGGGAAGAATCAACAGCCTCGAGCTCATCCAAGACCACGCGCTCCGGGAGCTAGGCGAGCATGATGTGTTGGTCAAGCTGTATGCAGCGTCCCTGAACTATCGAGAAATCGTCATTGCCAAAGTAAATCAATACCTCCTCCAATAAACATTCCCGTATCTGTGCTGATCGTCAGCATTCAGGGCGAACCTGCGCTCCCCTTCTTCAGACCTGGTGTCGTTCCCGGCTCTGACGGCGCAGGAGTAGTCGAGGCCGTCGGGTCAAATGTCCGCGCCTTCAAGGTTGGTGATCGTGTCTGCACGCATCTCACGTCACAAATGCCCGCGGCGGACCCGCCGACTATGCACGAAGTCTGTCGAGGCCTCGGTCAGAAAGTGGATGGAACACTACGCTCACACGGTGTATTCCACGATACGGAATTGGTGGCCATGCCCGCTGGGCTTACTTTTCTGGAGGCATCCACGCTGACCTGCTCCGGACTCACGGCGTGGAATGCATTGTTTGGTGTGCGTGGATACGTGCCCGGGAGTGGAGATGTTGTGCTTGTCCAGGGCACGGGCGGAGTATCCATTGCGGCACTGCAGGTGTGTTATAACCTCGGACATACATTTGGAGATTTCGGTTAACAAAAGCAGtttgcccttgccgccggTAGCACGGTCATTGCAACAACCAGTTCAGACGCCAAAATGGAGAAACTGAAAGCGCTCGGTGCCCAGCATGTTATCAACTACCGCGCCGACCCTAAATGGGGCGAGACGGCAAAATCGCTATCTTCAGATGGAAAAGGAGTAAATGTCGTTGTCGATGTCGGTGGGCTGTCTACGCTTTCACAGTCCTTTAACGCCGTCCGCATAGATGGCATGGTTGCCGTGACCGGATTACTGGGCGGTTCTAATGGCCAAGATGCTGTGCCAACCATGATGGATTGTCTTTATAAGGTGTGCACAGCGCGGGGTATAGTGCTTGGAACGAGGGACCAGTTTCGCGAGATGAATGCTTTCGttgaggagaagggaatCAGGCCCGTTGTTGATGAGAAAGTATTTGGATTTCATGAAGCCAGGGAGGCGTATGAGTATTtgcagcaacagcaccaTTTCTCCAAAGTCTGTATTCAGCTACAGGGTGCGGAATAGCTGCATTGTCTATATAGACCTTTGTATTAGGATTTACTAGATCGCAAGATAGACTAGAGTAGGACAGTCTTCAGGAAATTATATGTTATGCTCAAAAAGGGCACGTCTCGATATTCACAACTCATGCTAGACATATTCACGTATAAAAAACCAATTTCAGCTGTAAACTTTACAGCTTGACCTGGTGCTTGTCCTGAGATCCTGCACAGCAAGCTGGTTCAGGGTGCAGAGTCGACTGGTTGAAAGACTGCGCCGAGGGCGGGACATCCAACGCGGGATTTTTGGTGAAGAAGCCATCCGGCCTGAGCATCACGCTAACCCGCTCCATCGGCATGACGGGGAAGTCTTCAATGCGAGGGTTATGGGTAAGACCGAAGGCTTTGAAGCTATTAGTACACTATGACCGAAATCACCAGAAGGGGCGAAACTCACTATGCCAAAGTACGACATCTTCATTCTCTACCGGGTCGTTTCGACCAGCCCAGACCTCCACCCCATTCGAATCCTTGGACTGGTTCGTGAATTCGCCGCCAGCATACAGCTCGCCGTCCTGGTATTTGGTTACCCAGATAGGCCGCGTCGCAAATCGAGCCCGTCGACTTCCGAACGATTTCGGGTGTGCGAGCAACATCTGGCTCGGCATGGCGTGCAACTTGTATGCAATGGGCTTATGGGTGATGGGGTTGGTGATACTGTCGTTGCGGAACTTGAACACACGGTGGCGCTCCACGCTCGTCGATGCGCTGCCGCTGGTCTTGATCACGTTCTGTTCCGTTGTGTATCCAACCAACCATGGGTTCTGGTCATCCTCGGGCATGGGCACACTGTCTTCATAATAGACCGTATTTCTGAACCCGTCAACTGCAGGATCTATCCGGAACGAGAACAGGTGCTGGTGGGATGGAGCCATCACGCCTGGCCCGACATTGGTGCCCCATGGCACTGTCTGGCCGTTCTGGTTGTCAAAAGCCACGGTTGACAGGATTCCGGTTGCACGAACCTCCAACTCAATGTTCGCCgcctggtcgaggatgaaCGCGAAAATGTATTCGTAGTTGGCGACAGTGCAAATCATTTGGATTACAAGCTGGCGGTTGCGTACGACGGTAGCTGCGCCGCTGCGGTAGTTGGTATGCTTGTGCTGCAAGCCATTGTCCTGCTCGTGCATGCAAATGACGTTATTAAGTTGAATGGGAGTACCCTGGGAATCGCAGCGGTATCCATCAAAGTACTTTATATGGCCGAGACAATCACAGCCCAGGCTCAGCTGGTTGGCAGTAATCCCGAAACCGACATCGCCAACCTGAATTGTAAATCGTCAGCAGTGAAGACTTGGATGGAATTGAAGAGAACGTACGTCGAACGCCTGCTTACGGTGATAAGGCGCACGAGGATCTGCAAGGTCGGTTAGAGACAAAGTTACGTTGAGACCGATATTCCGACGTACCTCCGTAGGGAACGGTCATTTCTGACACAGACAGACGGTAGAAAGTATTGCGCCCGTCATATGTCACATTGTGCAACACCAAGCCCTCACGATTATTGAAGCCGACCCGGAATCGCCACTTCTGCCATTGTACGGCATTCCCGACGACAGTGAACGATGCCCCCTCGGGCTGCTGAACAATATATGGCTTAAGGTCGGTGCGCAGCGGCTCATCCAGCAGATCGTGAGCATACTGGACGGTGGAAACTTGGTTCCAGGGCTGTGTCTCGGTGGTTTGAGAGTCTCCGCCACCAGGCAGGTAGTCCATGCGCACCAGCTGCTGCGTGATCCCATCAAACACGGGGGAGAATTTGCAAGGCAGCGAATAGTGGTTATTCTGCGGGTGATCGTGCGCTACAATGTACATGTAGCACTGAACCAGTCGACGGGTTTCATTGGGGTCATCCGTGCCGTAGATCCATGGATCCAAGCAGACCGTCATACCCGCGGGCAGGTTaagcttctcgatctcggccttgACAGCCGGGTGGTTCAGGCACACCTGTTCCATCTCAATCATttcatcgacatcgaccggGCCCTGGGGCGATATGTGAGCGGGGATCCCTCTTAAGATACCAGAGAGACTTACCTGGACGCCCTTGGGCATTTCCTTCGCGGACACAACGGACTTGGTGTCTGCATTCAGCAGTGCCTTATAGAACGAACCATTGTCCAGGCGGTGGAACATGGCCGCCAGCAGGCGGGCGGGCTTGCGCGGGCGCACCTCCCCCCGCCGCTCGGCCTCTAGGTACGGAACCACTTCATTCTTGGCGGGTTCCTGAAGATCAATGCGCTTGTAACGCAGTTTGACTCCCGGAAAGGCTGACTCCAGGATACGCACAGCTAACTGGATCTCACCGGGGGTGATGGGGTCAAGGGGGTGAAGGCTAGTCATCATGGGAGGGGTAGTCAAATGGAGGATGAGAGACCGCACCGAGCGAGCGATGGTGAAGCCTTTATCTATTTCCCAGCTGGGCTCGGCGTGAGATATTCCTTTTCCAGCAAAACTTACGCCTGTGGAGGCAGCCGAGCGAGGCGGTTGATTGGTGTGGGAAAGACTCGGCGCATCTTTGGCGGGATTGGGTTTAGCGCGGGAGAGGCCTGGCCCACAATTCAAGGTTGTTCCTGTTCCAGTCCCCCGAAGTATCTACAGTTCACATGAACGAGGATGTTCCTTCTTTTCACACTCGACTTGGGTCTGCCAGAAAATACTCGAGACTGAAGAATGGATGCTCCAGTGGGGTGGAATTCAGGGCTGCTCCTGCCCCTCGCGATGTCCCCTTGGAAGGACTGGCGCGTCGGAGCATTCCAGAGGTGAAATGGTCCAGACCGCGCATTTTCCATATAAAACCATGTCGCGTCGGTGCAGTTTCGCGTGCCTGTCTATTTGCAGTACGACGACAACAATAATCCACACACCGCGCTCACAGACACTATGCACGACTAATCCAGTATTTGGATCCATACTCTAACACTGATTACCCTCGTCGGAACCCTGGTCGTCTGTGTTGCACGCTAATTGTTCACCATGTTGAGCTCATCTGGATTATTGCTTCTGGTGCTCGGTGCTGGGTCTGCTCTGGCTGGGATGCATGACCATCGAGCTCACGCGCACCACAAGCGTCACGTCAACACGATAGCGCGGCCAGTTGTCACTGTAGTCGAGTCCCGCACCCTCACCACGACGATATTCGACAACTGTGCTACAACTCACACCGTCCTCACCGCGACCACTGTTTTTGGAGATCACCCACTCGCAACTGCTCCTCAACTGAACACAGAGGAGACTACCACCGTGCTACTGACGACCACTGTGACCAGAACGGCCACAAATTTTGTGAAGGTCACTGCTGCGCCTACCCACACGACCGAGTCCATGCCGGAAGACCCCACCGTGGACAAACCAAATGCCGTGATGAATCTGGTAAAGCACATCCAACCGGCGCTCCCACAGCTGCCGAAACTGCCCACGTTGCCCAACCTGCCGCAGCTACTCCACGACATACCACTTGACACGACCAGTAAGCCGAAACGCCCGAACCATGTGGACTGGACTTCAATCCCTGCCCACGGGGCATTTTCAACAAAGGGATTTGGTGGGCGCACAGCCCCTCAAGACACCAACATCCAATACCGTGGGAACGTCGGCAAACCTTGGGGATCAAATATCATTGGGGTCAGTGCAAAGGAGGCGCACTTGTACAAATACGTTGTGCGGTTCAGCGGTCCCGAAACCGAACCTTGGACCATCACAGTGTGGAACAAAGTCGGCCCAACGGGCAAGATGGACGGGTGGTACGGGCACGCAGCGTTGACATTTGTGCTTCACCCGCACGAGGTGCGCTATGTCGCGTTTGACGAAGACTCCGAGGGAGGCTGGGCCGCAGGGCCTGGTGAGGATGGCCTGCCCACTGACACCTGGGGCGGGTACACGACGACCTGGGGCGAGTTCTCCTTTGGCGATGTCGAGAATGGCGGCTGGTCGGGCTGGGATGTTTCGGCTATCCAGGCCCAGCTCGCCGGGCAGCATGTACAGGGCATGCGGCTCTGCTTGGCTGATGGGACGGGGTGCTCGATTGTTGGACGGGACGCGAATAGAGTCGTCAATGCGTACACAGATTCCAAGCGCCACCGCAATGGCATTGGCGGTGCTACTGTGCCAGGCCCGGTGCGTTTATCGGCGCGCATTGATTACCAGGGGTGATTATGTCTTGTATATATTCCATGCACTATTTCAGAATTTAATCCATGTTGACTGCCATTTAATGCCGGCTCTTTTAATCAAGTATTTCTACTTCAGGTACCCTACTGATTTACGCATTAATTGGTGCTCTTCCGGATACCCCTCTTCCAAGAATACTGTGGCTGCGTTCTGACAGCATGGACCTGCAGCGCTTCCCCGTTCTAGTGTCCCTAGTGGTGGGAAAAAAGAACCTTAAAGCTGTTTTGCATTTGGAATATAACCACAATTTTCATAAACGAAAGACAAGCGCAGTGTGCATTAAATACACGGGCGCATTCTGCCAGTCTCGGAGTGCTGCCAGCCCTTTAGTGCAGGTACTCTCCCTTGGTCTCTCGGTGGATCACATCAAACAGCGGTTTGGCACTGAACCATCCAGCCTTGGGTGTGCCGACGGCCTTGTAGGTAAATGCGGCATCGGCGTCATCAATCTTGATCGTCTCTCCACCACGGCCCGAGGCCGCCGCAtcggccagcagctgcgcATGGCAACATTTCTCCAGGCTGACGAACCAGAATACGGTCTCCTCAATGGAGCGGCCAACAGTAAGAAGGCCGTGGTTCTGCAGAAGAGCAGCTTTCTTATTTCCTAGCTCCTCTGCGATGttcttgccttcttcttcggcgaggacgacgccgTTGAACTGCTTGTATACCACGTGGTCCTTTGGTTTGGAACTGACATTAGCGATAATTCGACCCTATTTATCATCGGGAAAAAGACTCACATTGTAGAACGCACAGGCATCCTGAGTGATGATATCCAGGGGTCGTCCTAGCGAGCAGAACGCCCGTCCATAGATACTGTGGCTATGAGCGGCGCACAGCACATCCGGGCGTGCGGCATGAATTGCCGAGTGGATCATGAATGCCGCGGCGTTGAGCATCCGGTTCGGACCGCCGTCGATGACCTTTCCGTGGTGGTCTACCTGGATCAGATCCGAGGCGTTGATATGGGAGAACTGATTATCGTTAGTGGTGCGCCCAGATCCATGCCCCATTCCACCCAATACTCACCGCAGTGCCAAATGGATTGACCCAGAAAGTACTTGGGTCTACAGGGTCACGCAAGGTAATGTGTCCGGCGACACCTGGGACTGTTCAGCTCTCTAATCCGGAAACGGAGTGAAGTGAAAGACACACCCTCATCATACCCGTACTTCCCGAAGATGCGAAATGCGGCCGCCAGGCGGCCCTTGAGAAATTGACGCTCCTCCATCTTATCCTTAAAGGTGGGCAACGACGGCATCGCCATTTTCACCTTGGCCGTCTCGACCCCGGCAGTCTGCGATGACTCTGGCGCCTGCATCGTGACCGTATTGGTGACAGTTTCGGTGGCGGTTGGGGGAGCCATAGCGACGTCAATAAAGGATAGAAATGTGAACTTTGAAAGAATAAGAACGTTGCGAGTGGTATTTAAACGTTGTTCTCGACTGGTGACACGGCACGTCAGAACATCGAGGGGGCGGCCGAGGTTACACTTTCTCCACATATTACCCCCCCTTTGGCCCCATTTGGACTGGCATCCATCGAATCAAAAAGAGGGGATAGTAACCGTTTCCACATCTGGCGGAATTGCTCCGGGTAAATCACTTGTTGAATATATCATCTTGATGCGACAGTTTCTCGTGAGTTCAACCCTAAGCTCTATACATAGTAGTATCGCGTACTGTTAAATAGCAGTCCTGGCATTTTTGAAGACGTAACGATCAACAATGTAGGATCAATTAATGATACCGTCCGTAGGTAGTTAGGTAGGGGCCAGTGGgtggattttttttctcgaAAGCAAGTCATGCCCCCCACTTTCATACTTTTGCGAGATACCGTCAGAATTGAACGTATCACGATGGCCCTACCTCTATATTTCCTATTTTGTACTAGTCTTTACTAGACTAGTTCGCGCCTCAAATGCTTAGGTATTCATTTATTCGTATATTGCTTTGCCATTTACGGTAATCGTGCTGTTGATTTTTGACAGACATTAATAAATTAGAGTACCGCgcgacgacgacatggatTATAGACGACCCTCCCTCGTGAGTGGGTGGGAGAGGGGAGAATCTTTCCCCCTTACATGTACAAAGGGTGAATGCTCCCTTCCATACATTATGGGTAACGCTAATAAATTGAAGGGAGTCTGCATGTTTGTTTTTTCTAGATagaagaaatcaaaaatTCTTTTTTCTACCGAGCTAAATCCCAATTACGTACTTTTGTCATGGTGGCCGCTATAAACCGCCGCACTGGGGCAGCAAACGAACACACAGTCGACTACCTCCCTCCGTCCCTCCTATATAATAGACAACAGGACCTTGACCAGCATCTGCCGGGCAAAGATGATCGCAGGAGGATCCAAACCAGTCATTCTCGAAGCAGACGAAGGGGAATATTATAGTCGATGTGTATACACAGTACATCGTTGCTGTTAGACAAACACCCCAaacatcctccgcctctcACCATCTCTCCATTGCCCAGCCCCTCCTGCACAAATCCCTTATGCACCAGCCCACGGCCGGTGTGTGTCCCAATCATAACCCACAATGTAACGCGCCCACGATCGATTCAGGCCGCGACCGCCACATCGGTGCGCTGATAGGCGTCAACCCCCCTG
Encoded here:
- a CDS encoding uncharacterized protein (ID:PFLUO_009562-T1.cds;~source:funannotate); translation: MTSLHPLDPITPGEIQLAVRILESAFPGVKLRYKRIDLQEPAKNEVVPYLEAERRGEVRPRKPARLLAAMFHRLDNGSFYKALLNADTKSVVSAKEMPKGVQGPVDVDEMIEMEQVCLNHPAVKAEIEKLNLPAGMTVCLDPWIYGTDDPNETRRLVQCYMYIVAHDHPQNNHYSLPCKFSPVFDGITQQLVRMDYLPGGGDSQTTETQPWNQVSTVQYAHDLLDEPLRTDLKPYIVQQPEGASFTVVGNAVQWQKWRFRVGFNNREGLVLHNVTYDGRNTFYRLSVSEMTVPYGDPRAPYHRKQAFDVGDVGFGITANQLSLGCDCLGHIKYFDGYRCDSQGTPIQLNNVICMHEQDNGLQHKHTNYRSGAATVVRNRQLVIQMICTVANYEYIFAFILDQAANIELEVRATGILSTVAFDNQNGQTVPWGTNVGPGVMAPSHQHLFSFRIDPAVDGFRNTVYYEDSVPMPEDDQNPWLVGYTTEQNVIKTSGSASTSVERHRVFKFRNDSITNPITHKPIAYKLHAMPSQMLLAHPKSFGSRRARFATRPIWVTKYQDGELYAGGEFTNQSKDSNGVEVWAGRNDPVENEDVVLWHTFGLTHNPRIEDFPVMPMERVSVMLRPDGFFTKNPALDVPPSAQSFNQSTLHPEPACCAGSQDKHQVKL
- a CDS encoding uncharacterized protein (ID:PFLUO_009563-T1.cds;~source:funannotate); protein product: MLSSSGLLLLVLGAGSALAGMHDHRAHAHHKRHVNTIARPVVTVVESRTLTTTIFDNCATTHTVLTATTVFGDHPLATAPQLNTEETTTVLLTTTVTRTATNFVKVTAAPTHTTESMPEDPTVDKPNAVMNLVKHIQPALPQLPKLPTLPNLPQLLHDIPLDTTSKPKRPNHVDWTSIPAHGAFSTKGFGGRTAPQDTNIQYRGNVGKPWGSNIIGVSAKEAHLYKYVVRFSGPETEPWTITVWNKVGPTGKMDGWYGHAALTFVLHPHEVRYVAFDEDSEGGWAAGPGEDGLPTDTWGGYTTTWGEFSFGDVENGGWSGWDVSAIQAQLAGQHVQGMRLCLADGTGCSIVGRDANRVVNAYTDSKRHRNGIGGATVPGPVRLSARIDYQG
- a CDS encoding uncharacterized protein (ID:PFLUO_009564-T1.cds;~source:funannotate) → MAPPTATETVTNTVTMQAPESSQTAGVETAKVKMAMPSLPTFKDKMEERQFLKGRLAAAFRIFGKYGYDEGVAGHITLRDPVDPSTFWVNPFGTAFSHINASDLIQVDHHGKVIDGGPNRMLNAAAFMIHSAIHAARPDVLCAAHSHSIYGRAFCSLGRPLDIITQDACAFYNGRIIANVSSKPKDHVVYKQFNGVVLAEEEGKNIAEELGNKKAALLQNHGLLTVGRSIEETVFWFVSLEKCCHAQLLADAAASGRGGETIKIDDADAAFTYKAVGTPKAGWFSAKPLFDVIHRETKGEYLH